In Symmachiella dynata, the following are encoded in one genomic region:
- the mazG gene encoding nucleoside triphosphate pyrophosphohydrolase: protein MGIPPESQKLSEVFVQLVEVVARLRSPTGCPWDRQQTLESIKPYTLEETYELLEAIDSGDDELIIEELGDVLLQVVLDAQIAADERRFDLIPVIERITEKLIRRHPHVFSDAQAETPEDVHRHWDHAKGQEKQRPSALSGIPPALPALAHTKKLSSKAAKVGFDWPRREMLFDKLREEISELADELFPDGEVPDVPASVAGQVETDEPISDAAQQSRIENELGDLLFVVANIARRWKIDPEQALRKSNAKFTARFRYIEDQLTTVGRDIREATLDEMEALYQQGKAKENH from the coding sequence ATGGGTATCCCCCCGGAGTCACAAAAGCTCAGTGAGGTCTTTGTCCAACTGGTGGAAGTCGTCGCCCGTTTGCGCAGCCCTACCGGTTGCCCATGGGATCGCCAACAAACTCTCGAATCGATCAAGCCCTACACCCTTGAGGAAACCTACGAACTGCTCGAAGCGATTGATTCAGGCGATGATGAATTGATCATCGAGGAATTGGGAGACGTTTTATTGCAAGTCGTCCTCGACGCGCAGATAGCCGCCGACGAGCGCCGCTTTGATTTGATTCCCGTTATCGAACGAATTACGGAAAAACTGATTCGACGGCACCCGCATGTCTTCAGCGATGCACAAGCCGAGACTCCCGAGGATGTGCACCGGCACTGGGACCATGCGAAAGGTCAAGAAAAACAGCGGCCGTCAGCGTTGTCAGGAATCCCCCCCGCATTGCCCGCATTGGCCCATACCAAAAAACTCTCCAGCAAAGCCGCCAAGGTCGGGTTTGATTGGCCCCGGCGAGAAATGCTGTTTGATAAACTCCGCGAAGAGATCAGCGAATTGGCAGACGAACTTTTTCCCGACGGCGAAGTGCCCGACGTGCCCGCTTCGGTCGCCGGACAAGTCGAAACCGACGAACCGATCAGCGATGCCGCTCAACAATCGCGGATTGAAAACGAACTGGGTGACCTGTTGTTCGTGGTCGCAAACATTGCGCGACGGTGGAAGATCGACCCCGAACAAGCGCTGCGAAAAAGCAATGCAAAATTCACCGCACGGTTTCGTTACATCGAAGACCAATTGACAACAGTCGGCCGCGACATTCGCGAAGCAACCCTCGACGAAATGGAAGCACTCTACCAGCAAGGCAAAGCCAAAGAAAACCATTAA
- the pepT gene encoding peptidase T, which produces MTTLLDRFLRYVRIDTQADETSDTSPSTSKQLTLSRLLAEECEAIGLADVSCDKFGNVMATIPATVDHDAPMIVWVAHVDTSPEFTAENVKPIVHENYSGGDIVLPGDTTQVIRVEDNPVLRELIGSTIITTDGTTLLGADDKAGVAVIMTAAAWLIGDNTLPRGPVRVCFTCDEEIGRGTENLDLEKLGGVCGYTLDGEGRGMIDNETFSADQAVITVTGVNTHPSKGKGVMVNAIRILSRFIAALPTDWLSPETTDDRDGFLHPYVFEGGVAQSTARIILRDFDTAKLAEYAELLEEIAEPLREEFPEAKIDVAISQQYRNMADGLKTEPRAVAKAVEAMQAVGIDPLLSIIRGGTDGSLLTAQGLPTPNLSTGQHNPHSPREWASLDEMQTAADVLIKLAEAWSTERV; this is translated from the coding sequence GTGACCACGCTACTCGACCGGTTCTTGCGCTATGTACGGATTGATACGCAAGCTGATGAAACCAGCGACACTTCGCCCAGCACGAGCAAACAACTGACATTGTCGCGGCTGCTGGCCGAGGAATGTGAGGCGATCGGGCTGGCAGACGTTTCCTGCGACAAGTTCGGCAACGTGATGGCCACAATTCCCGCGACTGTGGATCACGATGCTCCGATGATCGTCTGGGTGGCACATGTCGACACGTCACCCGAATTCACGGCTGAGAACGTCAAACCGATTGTGCACGAGAATTATTCCGGCGGCGATATCGTGCTGCCGGGCGATACGACGCAAGTAATTCGCGTGGAGGACAATCCGGTTTTGCGGGAGTTGATCGGTTCAACGATCATCACAACCGACGGGACGACGTTGTTAGGAGCGGACGACAAAGCCGGGGTGGCGGTGATTATGACGGCGGCGGCGTGGCTGATTGGCGATAATACCTTGCCGCGGGGGCCGGTGCGGGTTTGTTTTACCTGCGACGAAGAGATCGGGCGGGGGACGGAGAACCTGGACCTGGAAAAACTGGGCGGGGTCTGCGGTTATACGCTCGACGGTGAAGGGCGGGGGATGATCGACAACGAGACCTTCTCGGCCGATCAAGCGGTGATTACCGTGACGGGCGTGAACACGCATCCTTCGAAGGGCAAAGGGGTGATGGTCAATGCGATTCGGATTTTGAGCCGCTTTATCGCCGCCTTGCCGACCGATTGGCTGAGTCCGGAAACGACCGACGACCGCGACGGGTTTTTGCATCCGTATGTCTTCGAAGGGGGCGTAGCGCAATCGACGGCGCGGATTATTCTGCGGGATTTTGATACGGCGAAATTGGCGGAGTATGCGGAGTTGTTGGAGGAGATTGCCGAGCCGCTGCGGGAAGAATTTCCAGAAGCCAAGATCGACGTGGCGATTTCGCAGCAGTATCGCAACATGGCCGACGGTTTGAAAACCGAGCCGCGGGCGGTTGCCAAAGCGGTCGAAGCGATGCAAGCGGTGGGGATCGATCCGCTGCTGAGCATCATTCGCGGTGGCACGGATGGCTCACTGTTAACCGCACAGGGCTTGCCGACACCGAACCTCTCCACCGGCCAACACAACCCGCACTCGCCACGGGAATGGGCGAGTCTGGACGAGATGCAAACGGCAGCAGATGTGTTGATCAAACTGGCTGAGGCGTGGAGCACGGAGCGGGTTTGA
- a CDS encoding S1 RNA-binding domain-containing protein, with amino-acid sequence MNSEQSTSSHNPITNQTPVDEPAEAGVEQTPADSEESSLSTAPPETGRTEPETPAVAAGSPEETKPAAEATEAASSTPEPPAETAAPETKAEATETPVAASTGDATSAEPAARPRVKLNPTVDPSMAVAIPSPSLADSRPSKPSTEAEPTGEEAAAVAEAQAVQSTPPPPATPSADPVSLPPANVDLDADVEAELAAALASEKPTEAPKVVATEGGETSEPVTEEDLEPGTKLKGRVQSIQKDSILLDVGFRSSAMIQLRQFEGRKQPQLGQELEIVIDRFDAADGLLLASLPRMARSAGNWDEVSVGQIVDCLVKKSNKGGLEVTVSNLRGFMPASQVDLGFVESLDEYVGQKLTVKIIEVKPEKRNLVVSRRAYMQAEREEVAQDLWKTLEAGQTHSGTVKTVKDYGAFVDIGGIDGLLHVAEMSWTRVNHPRDILKVGQQLEVQLISVDAEKKKISLSLKQLKKNPWDDCVQRYPVESIVQGKVTNITNFGAFIEIEEGVEGLIHISEIDYRRINKVSDVLKEGQEVEAKVVSIDGERKRIGLSMKALKAKPEPVKKPKDEDLSPSGGEAYQRKRKGPLKGGTGGSSGPLFG; translated from the coding sequence ATGAATTCGGAACAGTCCACTTCAAGTCACAATCCCATTACCAATCAGACGCCCGTGGACGAACCAGCTGAGGCTGGCGTCGAGCAAACGCCTGCTGACAGCGAGGAGTCATCGCTCTCTACGGCACCGCCCGAGACGGGACGGACTGAACCGGAAACTCCGGCTGTGGCCGCCGGCTCCCCAGAGGAGACAAAGCCCGCCGCCGAAGCGACCGAGGCTGCTTCCAGTACACCGGAGCCGCCCGCAGAAACTGCAGCACCCGAAACAAAAGCCGAGGCTACTGAAACGCCGGTTGCAGCATCAACCGGTGATGCGACGAGTGCGGAGCCAGCCGCGCGGCCGCGAGTGAAACTGAATCCGACCGTCGATCCGTCGATGGCGGTGGCGATTCCCAGTCCATCGCTTGCCGATTCCCGACCGTCGAAGCCCTCCACCGAGGCAGAGCCGACTGGTGAAGAGGCGGCTGCAGTGGCTGAAGCACAAGCCGTTCAGTCGACACCTCCTCCGCCCGCAACCCCCTCAGCCGATCCGGTGTCGCTCCCTCCGGCAAACGTCGACTTGGATGCGGATGTCGAAGCGGAACTTGCCGCTGCCTTAGCCAGCGAAAAACCGACTGAGGCCCCCAAGGTTGTAGCGACTGAAGGTGGGGAAACGTCGGAACCGGTGACTGAAGAAGATCTGGAGCCGGGCACAAAACTCAAAGGCCGGGTGCAGTCGATCCAAAAGGACAGCATTTTGCTCGACGTCGGTTTTCGTTCGTCTGCCATGATTCAACTGCGGCAGTTCGAAGGGCGAAAACAACCGCAACTGGGCCAGGAACTGGAAATCGTCATCGATCGTTTCGACGCCGCTGACGGTTTGTTGCTGGCGAGTCTGCCGCGGATGGCGCGCTCTGCCGGCAATTGGGATGAAGTCTCGGTCGGGCAGATCGTGGACTGTTTGGTCAAAAAATCAAACAAAGGCGGGCTGGAAGTCACCGTCAGCAACCTACGGGGATTCATGCCGGCCAGCCAAGTCGACTTGGGTTTTGTGGAGAGCTTGGACGAATACGTTGGCCAAAAGCTGACCGTGAAGATCATTGAAGTCAAACCTGAGAAACGAAATCTCGTGGTCAGCCGTCGCGCCTACATGCAGGCCGAACGCGAAGAAGTCGCTCAGGACCTATGGAAGACACTGGAGGCGGGGCAAACGCATTCCGGCACGGTCAAGACCGTCAAGGATTATGGGGCGTTCGTCGACATCGGCGGGATTGATGGCTTGTTGCACGTGGCTGAGATGAGTTGGACGCGGGTCAATCATCCTCGCGACATTCTCAAAGTCGGACAACAACTCGAAGTGCAGTTGATTTCGGTCGATGCCGAGAAAAAGAAAATCAGCCTGAGCCTCAAGCAGTTGAAGAAAAATCCCTGGGACGACTGCGTGCAGCGGTATCCCGTGGAGTCGATTGTGCAGGGCAAAGTGACCAACATCACCAATTTCGGCGCCTTTATCGAAATTGAGGAGGGCGTCGAAGGGTTGATTCACATCAGCGAAATCGACTATCGCCGCATCAACAAGGTGTCGGATGTCTTGAAGGAAGGGCAGGAAGTGGAGGCCAAGGTTGTTTCCATTGATGGGGAACGCAAGCGGATTGGCCTGTCGATGAAAGCCCTCAAGGCCAAACCGGAACCGGTGAAAAAACCGAAGGACGAGGATCTCTCACCCAGCGGCGGCGAAGCGTACCAACGCAAACGCAAAGGTCCGCTCAAGGGAGGCACGGGCGGCAGCAGTGGCCCGTTGTTCGGTTGA
- a CDS encoding formylglycine-generating enzyme family protein, with amino-acid sequence MKKVGRTLLSREVLVPVIVTFGAVSIVAAWGWADEAAQIEKKEMALLKTFNKEFVHITPGKGKFPESFSMGSETGEATERPVRKVTFKYDFWMAKYEVPQDLYEAVMGENPSRWKGPRNSVEMMDIQQAVEFCRRATKKMRAAQLLKPDEEIRLPSEAEWEYCCRAGTTTAYSFGESATADGDVDNQASELSAYAWHTGNAAGNDPPVGALKPNAWGLYDMHGYLWEFVSDSWSDDYSAAPTDGKSHAPQRALGKDGQVVMRGGSWKDRYEELRSSVRKKGANSMKDDAVGFRCVKDRVKP; translated from the coding sequence GTGAAAAAGGTTGGCCGAACATTGTTGTCGCGTGAGGTGTTGGTCCCGGTCATTGTTACCTTTGGGGCGGTGAGCATCGTGGCTGCTTGGGGGTGGGCGGATGAGGCTGCTCAAATCGAGAAAAAAGAAATGGCCTTGCTGAAAACGTTCAACAAAGAGTTCGTGCACATCACGCCAGGCAAGGGGAAGTTTCCTGAATCGTTCTCGATGGGAAGCGAGACGGGTGAGGCAACGGAGCGTCCGGTGCGGAAGGTGACGTTCAAATACGATTTTTGGATGGCCAAATACGAAGTGCCGCAAGATCTTTACGAAGCTGTCATGGGAGAGAATCCCAGTCGGTGGAAAGGTCCGCGGAATTCTGTCGAGATGATGGACATTCAACAGGCTGTTGAATTCTGTCGCCGGGCGACGAAAAAAATGCGTGCTGCCCAATTGCTGAAACCGGACGAAGAGATCCGACTTCCGAGTGAAGCGGAGTGGGAATATTGCTGCCGAGCGGGGACAACGACCGCCTATAGCTTTGGGGAGAGTGCCACGGCCGACGGAGACGTCGACAATCAGGCCTCGGAGTTGAGTGCGTATGCTTGGCACACGGGAAATGCGGCGGGCAACGACCCCCCAGTCGGCGCGCTAAAACCCAATGCGTGGGGCCTGTACGATATGCATGGCTACCTGTGGGAATTCGTCAGCGACAGTTGGAGCGATGATTATTCGGCGGCCCCGACAGACGGAAAAAGTCATGCCCCACAGCGTGCGTTGGGCAAAGACGGGCAGGTTGTGATGCGTGGTGGGTCTTGGAAAGATCGCTACGAAGAACTGAGAAGCAGCGTTCGAAAAAAGGGGGCGAACAGTATGAAAGACGATGCTGTTGGGTTTCGTTGCGTGAAAGATCGCGTCAAACCTTAA
- a CDS encoding tetratricopeptide repeat protein: MRKRGQFPIQTPDGVMLPSQGDDACEVIRPEGEADRMQPSQNFVLRVNYRLLIVLAAILIVLPFLVMGVHAFQMQRMGTALLERADQNEAEGNLVKAASNLAGYLRFKPDDIDTRIRMTLLLLESADTPARKQNAYAQLSAVLAKVPGRDDLRRKRVDLLIGAPPYTEQSLTQAAYDLDVLIDNLREIKPDDESFDEVQQDLLELYLLRAACFEILPDPKGAILAYRYAIRIDPGNVEARQRLATLLSRQGERAEAEDVLKKLVQIRPNLAEAYAARAKFYLDAGNLQAAIRDARTAYEKAPDNSDILLLVAALISSESKSLGQIHSFEVQDVRENLENALKQVSDVPETDKASTDQNEQQRAILIEALANLDLVSGQSEAAIQRLTDAIKNSKDNVQFRWSLANILISQRRLQDAQVLLDDIDEQDLPGPLKSFLQARILEAKGEWQAAIDASDKIATNRTLQRMFPGGIEILRARCEGKLGHIKQELIAYQQAVDANSGSAEARIGLAGVLARMGRVKQAESVLKEAFSSTGVPLLLARIAIEKNLQLPPKQRDWAPAQQQLDIAASQGEDLVEVLILRAQVEQYIGNRKAARQFLQQAQQRYPDRIAPWVALADLDAQSGSPEKALQRLNEAEQKFGWHLSIVQAQLSTLSMIDKDKARQFLEKLVKHHDDSTPRTAILQLAATAYEQLGDIDEALAAWEEFSQLEPANFQAYLVQFQLALNALKLERIQGADGILAKMAGIEGKNGDHVRLSRAQLLIAEARRGDRQRLDLAKEILDDLRNRFILIDKVLASLADWQAIEGNQDEATDLYREAIAKGSTDLRVIRELVRRLNAESNFPEASAVIDQYRKNSRRPLNDELQFMATEALAFAGDYDQAIYIAMQSISPDSTNYKEQLWLANLLIAAEKTKEAEISLKTAWNLGPDHVETWVALLNFLKAEGRTAEIEKIMQQALQQFPSDKQPLELANIYEANDDIEAAEKYYRAAVALDPNNADLRISIAEFFNRIRKPQEAEPHLRHILSEESKATAAEMATARRALALALAANGEYPKSQSALRLVEKNLAQEIQTTSDLRLKALLLARQSSRKNRRQALHIYRQLNEEGRLLPQDRMVLAKLLLTLGEWPQAKAILLQLMNDPACPPSDLAFGIRTLMNHSELDQVGELIDKLAAKRADKLQTLELKARYLTALRENDEAIALLESAMQPDDDQPPIATKSQIALIYLGFAEFMDRTGRTVDAELFSDKSKEYLDQTKADNPAQTLLLVRLLKLRGEYEQALELLNKSWTLAPPEQIAEVSLGLLKKVPNSDKWISNFRKRIEAEIEKSPPSSQLLFQAANLAHLQQDYDAAIRWYRQALVSSPNSVIILNELAVLLALNQRDLDEALELINRAIYLTGPNAMLLDSRAMIHLAMGNANLAIDDLKVALEEDASPAKYYHMAQARQLAGDQFAAKTAFRKARATGFSAAQLHPLEQSRFQELSSKLN, from the coding sequence ATGCGGAAGCGTGGACAATTCCCAATTCAAACCCCTGACGGCGTGATGCTGCCGAGCCAAGGGGATGACGCCTGCGAGGTCATTCGCCCTGAGGGTGAAGCGGACCGCATGCAGCCATCGCAAAACTTTGTGCTCCGGGTCAACTACAGGCTGCTGATCGTCCTCGCCGCAATTTTGATCGTCTTGCCATTTCTCGTAATGGGAGTGCATGCGTTTCAGATGCAGCGGATGGGGACTGCATTGTTAGAACGCGCCGACCAAAACGAGGCTGAGGGAAACCTCGTTAAGGCAGCCTCGAATCTGGCGGGATATCTGCGGTTTAAACCCGATGACATCGACACCCGGATTCGGATGACGTTGCTGTTGCTAGAATCCGCTGATACTCCGGCGAGAAAACAAAATGCCTATGCCCAACTCAGTGCGGTGCTCGCCAAAGTTCCCGGCCGTGACGATCTAAGGCGCAAACGGGTCGACCTGCTGATTGGTGCCCCTCCTTATACCGAACAAAGCCTGACCCAAGCCGCCTACGACTTGGACGTGCTGATCGATAACCTGCGAGAAATTAAACCAGACGACGAATCGTTTGACGAAGTTCAGCAGGACCTGCTGGAGTTGTATTTGTTGCGTGCTGCTTGTTTCGAAATTTTACCCGACCCCAAAGGCGCGATTCTCGCCTATCGCTACGCCATTCGTATTGACCCGGGAAATGTCGAAGCCCGCCAACGACTGGCGACATTATTGTCCCGACAAGGCGAACGCGCTGAGGCAGAAGACGTTCTCAAAAAACTGGTGCAGATCCGCCCGAACCTGGCCGAGGCTTATGCAGCCCGCGCGAAATTCTACCTCGATGCGGGCAACCTCCAAGCTGCGATTCGCGACGCCCGGACCGCCTACGAAAAAGCGCCCGACAACTCGGACATTTTGCTCTTAGTCGCAGCCTTGATTTCTTCGGAATCCAAATCTCTCGGACAAATCCACAGCTTCGAAGTTCAGGATGTGCGTGAAAATTTAGAGAACGCCCTCAAGCAAGTCAGTGATGTTCCTGAAACGGATAAAGCCTCAACGGACCAAAACGAGCAACAACGCGCCATCCTCATCGAAGCATTGGCGAATTTAGATTTAGTCTCCGGGCAGTCCGAAGCGGCAATTCAAAGATTAACCGACGCGATCAAAAACTCCAAAGACAACGTTCAATTTCGGTGGTCATTGGCAAACATTCTTATCAGCCAACGCCGATTGCAGGACGCTCAGGTCCTGTTGGACGACATCGATGAACAGGACCTTCCCGGCCCACTCAAAAGTTTTTTGCAGGCCCGGATTCTCGAAGCAAAAGGGGAATGGCAAGCCGCCATTGATGCCAGCGATAAAATCGCCACCAATCGCACCTTGCAACGCATGTTCCCCGGCGGAATCGAAATTTTGCGAGCGCGTTGCGAAGGCAAACTGGGACATATTAAACAAGAACTCATCGCCTACCAACAAGCGGTGGATGCCAATTCCGGATCTGCTGAAGCCAGAATTGGTTTGGCAGGCGTACTCGCACGCATGGGACGCGTCAAACAAGCAGAAAGCGTACTGAAAGAAGCCTTCTCCTCGACCGGCGTTCCCCTGTTGCTGGCGCGTATCGCAATTGAAAAAAACCTGCAACTGCCCCCCAAACAGCGTGATTGGGCCCCAGCCCAACAGCAACTAGATATCGCCGCCAGCCAAGGTGAAGACCTCGTCGAAGTGCTGATTCTTCGTGCCCAGGTTGAACAGTATATCGGCAACCGTAAAGCAGCCAGACAATTTCTACAGCAGGCGCAACAGAGATACCCCGACCGGATTGCTCCTTGGGTCGCGTTGGCTGACCTAGACGCCCAGTCAGGTTCGCCGGAAAAGGCGCTGCAACGACTGAATGAAGCTGAACAGAAATTCGGCTGGCACCTCAGCATCGTTCAGGCCCAACTTTCGACCCTGTCGATGATCGACAAAGATAAAGCCCGGCAGTTTCTGGAAAAACTGGTCAAGCACCACGACGATTCGACGCCGCGGACTGCCATACTTCAACTGGCAGCGACCGCATACGAACAATTGGGCGACATTGACGAAGCTCTCGCCGCCTGGGAAGAATTCTCCCAACTGGAACCGGCAAATTTCCAAGCCTACTTGGTCCAATTCCAACTCGCGCTCAATGCATTGAAACTGGAACGCATCCAAGGTGCTGATGGAATCCTTGCCAAAATGGCCGGCATCGAAGGTAAAAACGGCGACCACGTCCGCTTATCCCGCGCGCAACTGTTGATCGCCGAAGCACGTCGCGGTGATCGACAACGTCTCGATCTAGCAAAAGAAATCCTCGACGACCTTCGCAACCGATTCATCTTGATCGACAAAGTTCTGGCGAGTCTTGCGGATTGGCAAGCGATTGAGGGAAATCAAGACGAAGCAACCGATTTGTATCGCGAGGCCATCGCCAAAGGTTCGACTGATCTCCGCGTGATTCGTGAACTCGTGAGACGACTCAATGCCGAATCAAATTTCCCCGAAGCCTCAGCAGTCATTGATCAATATCGCAAAAACTCCCGCCGCCCCCTCAACGACGAATTGCAATTCATGGCGACCGAAGCCTTGGCATTCGCCGGGGATTATGACCAGGCGATTTATATTGCCATGCAAAGCATTTCGCCCGACTCCACGAACTATAAAGAACAATTGTGGTTGGCCAACTTATTGATCGCCGCAGAAAAAACAAAAGAAGCTGAGATATCACTGAAGACCGCTTGGAATCTTGGACCGGATCATGTCGAAACCTGGGTGGCATTGCTCAATTTTCTCAAAGCTGAAGGCCGCACTGCCGAGATTGAAAAAATCATGCAGCAAGCGCTTCAGCAGTTTCCCAGCGACAAACAGCCCCTGGAACTGGCCAACATCTACGAAGCCAACGACGACATCGAAGCCGCTGAGAAATACTATCGGGCCGCTGTCGCACTTGATCCCAACAATGCCGACTTGCGTATTTCCATCGCTGAGTTTTTCAATCGCATCCGCAAACCGCAAGAAGCCGAACCACACCTGCGCCATATCCTCTCCGAGGAATCCAAGGCGACCGCCGCCGAGATGGCAACAGCGCGACGCGCATTGGCATTGGCACTGGCAGCCAACGGCGAGTATCCAAAATCACAATCCGCGTTGCGACTGGTCGAGAAAAACCTTGCTCAGGAAATCCAGACCACATCGGACCTGCGACTCAAAGCCTTGCTGTTGGCACGACAAAGCAGTCGCAAAAACCGCCGCCAAGCCTTACACATTTACCGGCAACTCAATGAGGAAGGACGACTCCTTCCCCAAGACCGCATGGTGCTAGCCAAATTGTTGCTCACGCTCGGCGAATGGCCGCAAGCCAAGGCCATTCTTCTGCAACTAATGAACGATCCCGCCTGCCCCCCATCGGATCTCGCCTTCGGCATTCGCACATTGATGAATCACAGCGAACTCGACCAGGTGGGCGAATTGATCGATAAACTCGCTGCAAAACGTGCCGATAAGCTACAAACACTTGAACTCAAAGCACGGTATCTGACGGCGCTGCGTGAGAACGACGAAGCCATTGCATTGCTGGAATCCGCTATGCAACCGGACGATGATCAACCCCCGATCGCAACCAAGTCGCAGATCGCCCTCATCTACCTCGGTTTTGCGGAATTCATGGATCGGACCGGTCGAACCGTGGACGCCGAACTGTTCTCCGATAAATCCAAAGAGTATCTGGACCAAACCAAGGCAGACAATCCCGCTCAAACGCTGCTGCTTGTCAGGTTGCTAAAACTTCGCGGCGAATACGAACAAGCCTTGGAATTACTCAACAAGTCCTGGACCTTGGCCCCACCCGAACAAATCGCTGAAGTGAGTTTGGGTCTGCTGAAAAAGGTTCCCAATTCCGACAAGTGGATTTCGAATTTCCGCAAACGAATTGAAGCTGAGATCGAGAAATCTCCGCCTTCTTCGCAACTATTATTCCAAGCCGCGAATTTAGCGCACTTACAACAAGACTACGATGCCGCAATCCGTTGGTATCGGCAAGCTCTCGTCTCTTCACCGAATTCCGTGATCATTCTCAATGAACTTGCCGTCTTGCTAGCCCTGAATCAACGCGATTTAGACGAAGCCTTGGAATTGATCAACCGCGCCATTTATCTCACCGGTCCCAATGCCATGCTGCTCGATTCGCGAGCCATGATTCATCTGGCCATGGGAAATGCCAATCTGGCAATCGACGACCTCAAGGTTGCCCTCGAAGAAGACGCCTCGCCGGCCAAGTATTACCACATGGCACAGGCCCGCCAACTGGCCGGAGATCAATTCGCCGCCAAGACCGCATTCCGCAAGGCACGGGCGACCGGGTTCTCCGCAGCACAACTGCACCCCTTGGAACAAAGCCGTTTCCAGGAACTAAGCAGCAAACTGAATTAG
- a CDS encoding methyltransferase domain-containing protein, translating into MSQTIPDSPNATPLNVEAAVRARYGAAAEAAEPQLCCAVDYNAEYLKIIPQEIIDRDYGCGDPSRHVQPGETVLDLGSGGGKICYIASQVVGPTGRVIGVDCNDTMLDLARRHRKPIGDTLGYHNVEFRKGRIQDLQLNLDLLDDHLKSHQVNSSSDWLQAQEQAQHLRETAPLIDDDSIDVVVSNCVLNLVRNEDRHQLFAEIHRVLRRGGRAVISDIVSDETVPEHLKQDPELWSGCLSGAFREDEFLEAFEQAGFYGIEIIERQQAPWRVIEGIEFRSLTVRAFQGKAGPCLDRQQAVIYNGPWKMVVDDDGNTLQRGKRMAVCDKTFNIYNQSPYADQCTAIEPQVEIPLDEATAFDCCQNELRPPSDTKNAPDNALGSLPQLQDGDCCGPSGCC; encoded by the coding sequence ATGTCACAAACGATACCCGATTCCCCCAACGCGACCCCGCTCAATGTCGAAGCCGCCGTCCGCGCCCGTTACGGGGCCGCTGCCGAAGCTGCCGAACCGCAACTATGTTGTGCGGTCGACTACAATGCGGAATACCTGAAAATCATTCCGCAGGAAATCATCGATCGCGATTACGGCTGCGGCGACCCCTCGCGGCATGTGCAGCCGGGGGAGACAGTGTTGGACCTCGGTTCGGGCGGAGGCAAGATCTGTTACATCGCCTCCCAAGTCGTCGGCCCCACCGGCCGGGTGATCGGCGTCGACTGCAACGACACCATGCTCGATTTGGCGCGACGCCATCGCAAGCCCATTGGCGACACCTTGGGTTACCACAACGTCGAATTTCGCAAAGGCCGCATTCAAGACCTGCAATTGAACCTCGACCTGCTCGATGACCACCTCAAATCCCATCAGGTCAACAGCAGTAGCGACTGGCTGCAGGCGCAAGAGCAGGCGCAGCACCTGCGCGAGACAGCTCCCTTGATCGACGACGATTCCATCGATGTGGTCGTTTCCAATTGCGTGCTCAATCTGGTGCGCAACGAGGACCGGCACCAACTATTCGCCGAGATTCATCGCGTGCTCCGTCGGGGTGGACGGGCGGTGATTAGTGATATTGTCAGCGACGAAACGGTCCCAGAGCATCTCAAACAAGACCCCGAACTGTGGAGCGGCTGCCTCAGTGGCGCTTTTCGCGAAGACGAATTTCTGGAAGCTTTCGAACAAGCCGGCTTTTACGGCATCGAGATCATCGAACGCCAACAAGCGCCTTGGCGCGTGATCGAAGGCATTGAATTTCGCAGCCTCACCGTCCGCGCCTTTCAAGGCAAAGCGGGCCCCTGCCTCGATCGCCAACAAGCGGTCATCTATAACGGCCCCTGGAAGATGGTGGTCGACGACGACGGCAATACGCTCCAGCGCGGAAAACGGATGGCGGTTTGCGATAAGACCTTCAACATCTACAATCAGTCTCCCTACGCAGATCAGTGCACGGCCATCGAGCCACAGGTCGAAATTCCCCTGGACGAGGCCACCGCATTTGACTGTTGTCAGAATGAACTCCGTCCTCCCAGTGACACAAAAAATGCCCCCGACAATGCTCTGGGCAGTTTGCCTCAGTTGCAGGACGGCGACTGCTGCGGGCCTTCTGGATGTTGTTGA